One window from the genome of Cyclobacterium amurskyense encodes:
- a CDS encoding IS4 family transposase — MLWPFNPDYQCRLVKEFLLFLGKKRERSFFENNLTTIKSFSFSKDFLKLLKNNIENGLTRDRFRTTNTAFVRQRCLGFTDLIYFMLGLGKSSVQQELDNFFSDKSVSYSKGAFSQQRSKLNPKVFTWLNEQQCSFYYNKASHIRKWKGFRLIGIDGSTLQLPYSKELAKGFGHFETRTENGRKVVLARVSQAYDVLNQISIDAKIKHYRTSELALCESHLPCLGPGDLLIMDRAYAAFWLMSSLVQQQKSFVIRVKANRWKHAKAFLASTQKQQIIEVSPSKEALNRCRERNIPTEALKLRLVRVPIASGEDHILITNLVDHKKYPVKEIRELYRKRWPVEESFKLLKTRAELENLSGKTARAVLQDFNRIILRANLSNILSKTLTKKGIDYCNKKRKNTYQINRTQAYRKTKSIIDQLKQGMDKIIGKISDYAFKLLLQLEIIRPNRSVPRIKRYTARPSNFITYKP, encoded by the coding sequence TTGCTATGGCCTTTTAACCCGGATTATCAATGTCGTTTAGTTAAGGAATTTTTATTATTTTTAGGAAAGAAAAGGGAGCGTAGTTTTTTTGAAAATAATCTAACAACAATCAAGTCCTTTTCCTTTTCGAAGGACTTTTTAAAACTATTAAAAAACAATATAGAAAATGGATTAACACGCGATAGGTTCCGTACGACTAACACAGCGTTTGTTCGTCAGCGGTGTTTGGGTTTTACAGATCTTATCTACTTCATGTTGGGCCTGGGTAAATCGAGTGTTCAGCAAGAACTTGATAATTTTTTTTCCGACAAATCGGTCAGCTATTCCAAAGGAGCATTCAGTCAGCAACGATCCAAACTAAACCCCAAGGTGTTTACATGGCTCAATGAACAACAATGTTCTTTTTATTATAATAAAGCCAGCCATATCCGTAAATGGAAAGGTTTTCGGCTTATAGGTATCGACGGCAGTACTTTGCAGCTTCCTTACAGCAAAGAATTGGCAAAAGGTTTTGGCCATTTCGAAACCCGGACTGAAAACGGGAGAAAAGTAGTGTTAGCCCGTGTTTCCCAAGCCTACGATGTACTCAACCAAATCAGTATAGATGCCAAGATCAAACATTACAGGACAAGTGAACTTGCTCTGTGTGAAAGTCATCTTCCCTGTCTAGGGCCGGGCGATCTGCTTATAATGGATAGGGCTTATGCGGCCTTTTGGCTCATGTCCTCATTGGTTCAGCAACAGAAATCCTTTGTCATCAGGGTAAAGGCAAACAGATGGAAACATGCAAAGGCATTTTTAGCATCTACCCAAAAACAGCAGATCATAGAGGTGTCCCCTTCCAAAGAGGCCTTAAACAGGTGTAGGGAAAGGAATATTCCTACTGAGGCACTCAAGTTAAGGCTCGTACGGGTACCGATTGCATCAGGAGAAGACCATATATTGATAACCAACCTAGTTGACCATAAGAAGTACCCTGTCAAGGAAATACGTGAGCTCTACAGGAAAAGATGGCCTGTTGAAGAGTCTTTCAAGCTACTCAAAACTAGGGCGGAACTTGAAAACCTGAGCGGAAAGACGGCCAGGGCCGTTCTCCAGGATTTTAATAGAATCATTCTCAGGGCCAACTTGAGCAACATTCTCAGTAAAACACTTACCAAAAAAGGGATTGACTACTGTAATAAAAAACGGAAAAACACTTATCAGATCAACAGAACCCAGGCGTATCGTAAAACCAAATCTATAATTGATCAACTCAAACAAGGAATGGACAAAATCATTGGAAAAATATCTGATTATGCTTTCAAACTGTTGCTTCAACTTGAAATAATACGGCCCAACAGGTCAGTTCCTAGAATAAAAAGGTATACTGCCAGACCCAGTAATTTTATAACTTATAAACCTTAA
- a CDS encoding tagaturonate reductase encodes MKPINRQNIPNPTSRPLKVIQFGTGNFLRGFADWMIDVLNEKTSFDGDIQMVQVHSRKPAQGINDQEGLYHVLTRGISKGKTIEENRLIQSVRGAVNPFLDYNAYLEIAKIPELRFVISNTTEAGIYFDENDKDWATSPESFPGKLTALLYRRFKHFKGDIEKGLVVIPCELVEDNGKKLKDNILRYIDLWELPGSFEDWIVKHNTFCNTLVDRIVPGYPVGSGNEIQAQLGFKDEQMVMAEPFHFWAIEGPDWLRMELPLDNAGFNVQFVKDIAPFRTRKVRILNGAHTCLVPVAYLAGIRLVRDAMENEETSNYLKQVIFNEIIPAMDQPAASVTPFAEDVLDRFRNPFIKHKLSDIALNSISKWKVRVLPSLLDYINKKDEIPTGMVQAFAAMIVYYRGHYNGEKTPINDKTEIVKYFDQVWKIKTPDVVVESVLAKIDFWDQDLNLVYGLSEALIKEVKALLAKEKVQ; translated from the coding sequence ATGAAACCAATAAATAGACAAAATATCCCAAATCCCACTTCTCGTCCATTAAAGGTAATCCAATTTGGCACGGGGAATTTTTTACGAGGATTTGCTGATTGGATGATTGATGTCCTAAACGAAAAAACATCATTTGATGGAGACATTCAAATGGTACAAGTGCATAGCCGAAAGCCGGCTCAAGGAATAAATGACCAAGAAGGCCTATACCATGTTTTAACCAGGGGAATAAGTAAGGGAAAAACAATAGAAGAAAACAGGCTCATCCAGTCAGTAAGAGGGGCCGTTAATCCATTTTTAGACTATAATGCCTATTTGGAAATTGCAAAAATACCTGAATTAAGGTTCGTAATTTCCAACACTACCGAAGCTGGGATTTATTTTGATGAAAATGACAAAGACTGGGCGACTTCTCCTGAATCCTTTCCAGGAAAATTAACAGCTTTGCTTTATCGGCGTTTCAAGCATTTCAAAGGTGATATTGAAAAAGGACTGGTAGTTATTCCATGTGAGTTGGTAGAAGACAATGGTAAAAAATTAAAGGACAACATTTTAAGGTACATTGATTTATGGGAACTTCCAGGATCATTTGAAGATTGGATTGTCAAACACAATACTTTCTGTAATACCCTTGTAGACAGAATTGTCCCAGGATACCCTGTGGGCAGTGGAAATGAAATTCAGGCTCAGCTCGGATTCAAGGATGAACAAATGGTAATGGCCGAACCTTTCCACTTCTGGGCCATAGAAGGTCCGGATTGGTTGAGGATGGAATTGCCTCTAGACAATGCAGGCTTTAATGTACAATTTGTAAAAGATATTGCACCATTCAGAACCAGAAAAGTGCGTATATTAAATGGTGCCCACACTTGTTTGGTACCTGTTGCTTATCTGGCAGGGATCAGATTGGTTAGAGATGCCATGGAAAATGAGGAAACCAGTAATTACCTTAAACAGGTTATCTTTAATGAAATAATACCTGCAATGGATCAACCAGCTGCTAGTGTAACTCCTTTTGCAGAAGACGTGCTTGATCGATTCAGAAATCCATTTATCAAGCATAAGCTCAGTGACATTGCTTTAAACTCTATTTCTAAGTGGAAAGTAAGGGTATTGCCATCCTTGCTAGATTACATCAATAAAAAAGATGAAATCCCAACTGGAATGGTTCAAGCATTTGCTGCAATGATTGTTTATTACAGAGGTCATTATAACGGTGAAAAGACACCCATCAATGACAAAACTGAGATTGTGAAATATTTTGATCAGGTATGGAAAATCAAAACGCCTGATGTAGTGGTAGAAAGTGTTTTGGCCAAAATAGATTTTTGGGACCAAGATCTTAATTTGGTTTACGGACTGAGTGAGGCTTTGATTAAAGAAGTAAAAGCACTTTTGGCAAAAGAGAAAGTACAATAA
- the xylA gene encoding xylose isomerase translates to MSDLFFPEIDKIKFEGKDSNNPLAFKYYDENRVIGGKSMKEHFRFAIAYWHSFCATGNDPFGPGTIVHKWDKSNDPIQRAKDKMDAAFEFIQKIGAPFYCFHDIDLIDEGDSIATYEKHMGAIVDYAKQKQKETGIKLLWGTANVFSHPRYMNGAATNPDFDVVSRAATQVKNAIDATIELGGENYVFWGGREGYMSLLNTDMKRETEHLAQFLTMARDYGRKQGFKGTFLIEPKPMEPTKHQYDYDAATVIGFLRHFGLDKDFKLNLEVNHATLAGHTFQHELQVAMDAGLLGSIDANRGDYQNGWDTDQFAINLQELTEAMLVLLQGSGFTSGGVNFDAKIRRNSTDQDDLFHAHVGSMDAFARSLLIASDIMEKSPYQSLRKQRYSSFDSGKGKEFESGKLDLEALRSHALEIGDPKMISGKQEMFENILNQYI, encoded by the coding sequence ATGTCTGATTTGTTTTTTCCTGAAATTGATAAAATTAAGTTTGAAGGGAAGGATTCTAATAATCCATTGGCTTTTAAATATTACGATGAAAACCGAGTGATTGGTGGAAAATCGATGAAGGAGCATTTTCGCTTTGCTATAGCTTATTGGCACTCATTCTGTGCTACAGGAAATGATCCCTTTGGGCCAGGTACTATTGTTCACAAATGGGATAAATCCAATGATCCTATTCAGCGAGCCAAAGATAAAATGGATGCCGCATTTGAATTTATTCAAAAAATTGGTGCACCATTTTATTGTTTTCATGATATAGATCTTATTGATGAGGGAGACAGCATTGCCACTTATGAGAAACACATGGGAGCTATAGTGGACTATGCCAAACAAAAACAAAAAGAAACAGGAATAAAATTACTTTGGGGAACTGCAAATGTATTTAGTCATCCTAGATACATGAATGGAGCAGCTACCAATCCGGATTTTGATGTGGTAAGTAGGGCTGCTACCCAGGTTAAAAATGCCATAGATGCTACCATTGAGCTTGGAGGTGAAAATTATGTTTTCTGGGGAGGTAGAGAAGGTTATATGTCTTTGCTAAACACCGACATGAAAAGGGAAACAGAGCATTTGGCTCAATTCTTAACCATGGCCAGAGATTATGGTAGAAAACAAGGGTTTAAAGGTACTTTCCTAATTGAACCAAAGCCAATGGAGCCTACTAAACACCAGTATGACTATGATGCAGCTACCGTTATTGGCTTCCTTAGGCATTTTGGATTGGATAAGGATTTTAAATTGAATTTGGAAGTAAACCATGCAACCCTTGCAGGCCACACTTTTCAGCATGAACTACAGGTAGCGATGGATGCAGGCCTTCTAGGTAGTATAGATGCCAATAGAGGTGACTATCAGAATGGTTGGGATACCGATCAATTTGCGATCAACTTACAAGAGCTTACCGAGGCAATGTTAGTATTGTTGCAAGGATCTGGATTTACTTCTGGTGGAGTTAATTTTGATGCTAAGATTCGTAGGAATTCTACCGACCAGGATGATCTTTTCCATGCACATGTAGGAAGTATGGATGCATTTGCCAGAAGTTTGCTCATTGCCAGTGATATCATGGAAAAATCACCATATCAATCATTAAGAAAGCAACGTTATAGTTCTTTTGACAGTGGTAAAGGAAAAGAGTTTGAATCAGGTAAACTTGATCTTGAAGCATTGAGAAGCCATGCATTGGAAATTGGTGATCCAAAAATGATCAGTGGAAAACAGGAGATGTTTGAAAATATTCTAAATCAATACATCTAA
- a CDS encoding xylulokinase, translating to MRQLLIGYDIGSSSVKATLLDADSGKVVAAKGLPEVEMSIDSPQKDWAEQDPELWWKYIKETTKNIIAQGNVKAGEVKAIGISYQMHGLVMVDKDLSVIRPAIIWCDSRAVEIGNQAFSSLGSDYCLSHLLNSPGNFTASKLKWVKENEPDRYEQIHKIMLPGDFIAMKLTGEILTSETGLSEGVFWDFLENNIADRLLYHYGISADLLPKAVSSFGVQGGLLPQVAKELGLDTGIPVTYRAGDQPNNAFSLNVLQEGELATTAGTSGTVFGVSTKPVYDPLSRVNTFVHVNHQKDDPRYGVLLCVNGTGILNSWLKRSFGGQSLDYEEMNQLAGEVPIGAEGLSFLPFGNGAERILENKQVGAQLSKLNLLKHDKRHVFRAGQEGIVAALTYGFNIMKNMGLNLKTVKAGKANMFLSPIFREAFVNMNNVSLELYDTDGAQGAARGAGIGAGIYSGPEEAFQGLVKIQDFEPDAKKIEAYGEIYKQWEDCLNLIK from the coding sequence ATGAGACAACTCCTTATAGGATATGATATTGGCAGTTCTTCTGTAAAAGCCACCCTCTTGGACGCAGATTCCGGTAAGGTAGTGGCCGCAAAAGGGCTTCCTGAAGTAGAAATGAGCATTGATTCCCCTCAAAAGGACTGGGCGGAACAGGATCCTGAATTGTGGTGGAAATACATCAAGGAAACGACAAAAAATATAATTGCACAGGGGAATGTAAAAGCCGGTGAGGTAAAGGCTATAGGTATTTCCTATCAAATGCATGGCCTCGTGATGGTAGACAAAGACTTGTCTGTAATTAGGCCTGCCATCATCTGGTGTGATAGCAGGGCAGTGGAAATTGGCAATCAAGCCTTCTCAAGTTTAGGAAGTGATTACTGTCTCAGTCATTTGCTCAATTCTCCGGGTAACTTTACAGCTTCAAAGCTTAAATGGGTAAAGGAGAATGAACCTGATAGGTATGAACAAATACATAAAATAATGCTTCCTGGTGATTTTATAGCTATGAAGCTTACAGGCGAGATCCTTACCTCTGAGACGGGATTGTCGGAAGGAGTTTTTTGGGATTTTCTAGAAAATAATATTGCCGACCGACTGTTGTATCACTATGGGATAAGTGCTGATTTACTACCCAAAGCGGTTTCTTCATTTGGTGTGCAAGGTGGCTTATTGCCTCAGGTTGCCAAGGAATTAGGCTTAGATACTGGAATCCCGGTTACTTATAGGGCTGGTGACCAGCCTAACAATGCCTTTTCCCTAAATGTACTTCAAGAAGGAGAATTGGCCACTACGGCTGGAACTTCTGGAACCGTGTTTGGCGTTAGCACCAAGCCTGTATATGATCCCCTTTCCAGAGTCAATACCTTTGTTCATGTCAATCATCAGAAAGATGACCCTAGATATGGGGTCTTACTTTGTGTGAATGGAACGGGCATATTGAACAGTTGGCTCAAGCGATCGTTTGGAGGTCAATCTCTCGATTATGAAGAGATGAATCAACTTGCGGGCGAAGTGCCAATAGGAGCAGAAGGGCTAAGCTTTTTGCCTTTTGGAAATGGGGCTGAAAGGATTTTGGAGAACAAACAAGTCGGTGCACAACTTTCAAAATTGAACTTGTTGAAGCACGACAAGAGACATGTTTTTCGTGCCGGGCAGGAGGGGATTGTTGCAGCATTGACCTATGGGTTTAATATAATGAAGAACATGGGCCTCAACTTGAAAACTGTGAAGGCCGGTAAGGCCAATATGTTTTTAAGTCCAATTTTCAGAGAAGCTTTCGTGAATATGAACAATGTGTCTCTCGAACTCTATGACACAGATGGTGCTCAAGGAGCAGCAAGAGGAGCCGGAATAGGGGCGGGCATTTATTCTGGTCCTGAGGAAGCTTTCCAAGGCCTGGTTAAAATCCAGGATTTTGAACCCGATGCAAAGAAGATTGAAGCATATGGGGAGATTTATAAGCAATGGGAGGATTGCTTGAACCTGATAAAATAA
- a CDS encoding sodium/sugar symporter — protein sequence MNFTSLDLAIFVGYCILIILMGYFVSREKKGHVKDSNDYFLASKALPWWAVGASLIASNISAEQFIGMSGSGFALGLAISTYEWMAAATLIIVAIFFLPIYLKEGISTMPQFLLKRYDSRVRTVMAVFWLLVYVFVNLTSVLYLGALSLETILGVPMIYGIAGLAVFAMLYSIYGGLKAVAWTDVVQVFFLVLGGLATTYLALSIVGSGDVFAGIATLFREAPSHFNMIINEGEMMIPDGAGGVRDAYMDLPGISVLIGGMWVINLSYWGFNQYITQRALAAKSLNEAQKGMVFAGFLKLLMPLIVVIPGIAALVIVNQGVDPSFAESMTDPVSGIIKSDRAYPTLLQLLPSGLKGLAFAALTAAIVSSLASMANSTSTIFTLDIYKNFFDQNASEKKQVRVGRITAVVAFIVAAIVAPALRELDQAFQYIQEYTGFVSPGVFAIFMFGFFWKKTTSNAALTAAALTIPLSAAFKFLTPTLPFIDRMGLVFLIISGLIILISLVEGKGKDHPKGIEITKDLFRTSTQFKIGAILISGIIAALYIVFW from the coding sequence ATGAATTTCACCTCATTAGACCTGGCAATATTTGTTGGTTATTGTATCCTTATCATCTTGATGGGGTATTTTGTATCAAGAGAGAAAAAAGGCCATGTAAAAGATTCCAACGATTATTTTCTAGCAAGTAAGGCCCTGCCTTGGTGGGCAGTTGGAGCCTCATTGATCGCTTCCAATATTTCAGCAGAACAATTTATTGGGATGTCTGGATCAGGATTTGCTCTTGGATTGGCTATCTCTACTTACGAGTGGATGGCCGCAGCAACATTGATTATTGTGGCTATATTTTTCCTTCCCATCTATCTGAAGGAAGGGATTAGTACCATGCCTCAATTTCTACTCAAAAGGTACGACAGTAGGGTACGGACAGTAATGGCTGTATTCTGGCTATTGGTTTATGTATTCGTAAACCTTACTTCTGTATTGTACCTAGGCGCATTAAGTCTTGAAACCATATTAGGTGTACCAATGATCTATGGGATTGCAGGATTGGCAGTATTTGCCATGTTGTATTCCATATATGGGGGACTTAAAGCGGTTGCATGGACAGATGTAGTTCAGGTATTCTTCCTGGTACTAGGTGGATTAGCAACTACTTATCTGGCCCTGTCAATAGTTGGCTCCGGAGATGTTTTTGCAGGAATTGCAACGCTTTTTAGAGAAGCCCCATCACATTTCAATATGATAATAAATGAGGGAGAGATGATGATCCCTGATGGAGCAGGAGGAGTAAGAGATGCCTATATGGATTTACCGGGTATTTCCGTACTTATAGGCGGAATGTGGGTGATTAACCTTAGTTATTGGGGATTTAATCAATACATCACGCAAAGGGCCTTGGCTGCAAAATCACTGAATGAAGCGCAGAAAGGGATGGTCTTTGCTGGATTCCTAAAATTATTAATGCCTTTAATTGTGGTGATACCAGGGATTGCTGCTTTGGTAATTGTAAACCAAGGAGTAGATCCATCATTTGCTGAATCCATGACAGACCCTGTTAGTGGTATAATCAAGTCAGATAGGGCTTATCCTACCTTGCTTCAATTGCTACCATCAGGTTTAAAAGGTTTGGCATTTGCAGCATTGACAGCAGCAATAGTATCCTCTTTGGCTTCTATGGCCAACAGTACTTCCACTATATTTACTTTGGATATTTATAAGAATTTCTTCGACCAAAATGCTTCAGAGAAAAAGCAGGTTAGGGTAGGAAGGATAACAGCAGTTGTTGCCTTTATTGTTGCAGCCATTGTCGCACCAGCATTAAGGGAATTAGATCAGGCTTTTCAGTACATACAGGAGTATACTGGTTTTGTTTCGCCAGGTGTATTTGCCATTTTTATGTTTGGTTTCTTCTGGAAAAAAACCACTTCAAATGCCGCATTAACTGCTGCTGCACTTACTATTCCTTTGTCAGCTGCTTTCAAGTTCTTGACCCCGACTCTACCATTTATAGACCGAATGGGTTTGGTTTTCCTTATCATTTCAGGCCTTATAATCCTTATCAGTTTAGTAGAAGGTAAAGGAAAAGACCATCCTAAAGGAATAGAGATCACCAAAGATCTTTTTAGGACAAGTACTCAATTTAAAATAGGAGCAATACTGATATCTGGTATTATAGCGGCCCTATACATTGTATTTTGGTAA
- a CDS encoding transglutaminase-like domain-containing protein: protein MKKKLCFAPLIVFFIFSLTLISCQAEKKETIQFKNKTAPIPKVDIADIEEGIKAFITNKAAENDGFFLVKDDNKFLRLQLVRVHTEYLSNLGPNSHFACVDLADTSGDVYDVDFFMEGKPGEMEVTETTVHKLNGKPFYTWKQKPDKTWHRLPVAEASNLLLGVIEGEDQFQFNYEVILPTIVGKAKMWIPVAITDDFQEVELAKQEIPGKHEIIKDIANNNAILFLDLTSEESGKPVTLVYNVKRKEKGPYEDASEMDPRYLESSALMPVGRRFRELALEAIGEKKNDSHLMQARAIYDYIIDNMKYMKYGDYGKGDSIYACDTKTGNCTEFHSLFISMARSVGIPARFSIGAAIPSDRDEGGIDGYHCWAEFYAEGKWWPVDISEGNKYTALSTYYFGRNPANRVELSRGRDLALNPGPEAGPVNFMAYPVLEIDGKSAVAKTTFSFTR, encoded by the coding sequence ATGAAAAAAAAATTGTGTTTTGCTCCGTTAATTGTTTTTTTCATTTTTTCCCTGACACTAATAAGCTGCCAAGCTGAGAAAAAAGAAACTATTCAGTTCAAAAATAAAACTGCACCTATACCCAAAGTAGACATTGCTGATATTGAGGAGGGCATCAAGGCCTTTATCACCAACAAAGCAGCGGAGAATGATGGTTTTTTTCTGGTGAAGGATGATAATAAATTTTTGCGCTTACAATTGGTAAGGGTCCACACAGAATATTTATCAAACCTAGGCCCTAACAGCCATTTTGCATGTGTGGACCTTGCGGATACCAGTGGAGACGTTTACGATGTGGATTTTTTCATGGAGGGCAAACCTGGGGAGATGGAAGTAACTGAAACTACTGTCCATAAATTAAATGGAAAACCATTTTATACCTGGAAACAGAAGCCAGATAAAACATGGCATCGACTCCCTGTAGCAGAGGCTAGTAATTTATTACTGGGGGTAATAGAGGGAGAAGATCAATTTCAATTTAATTATGAAGTCATTTTGCCCACTATAGTTGGAAAGGCAAAAATGTGGATCCCAGTGGCTATCACTGATGACTTTCAGGAAGTGGAACTAGCAAAACAAGAAATACCAGGTAAGCATGAGATCATCAAAGACATTGCAAATAACAATGCCATTCTATTCCTTGACCTTACTTCAGAAGAGAGTGGCAAACCGGTTACCTTGGTTTATAATGTCAAACGCAAAGAAAAAGGCCCCTATGAAGACGCTAGTGAAATGGATCCACGGTATCTGGAGTCAAGTGCATTAATGCCTGTAGGTAGACGCTTCCGGGAGTTGGCTTTGGAGGCCATAGGAGAAAAAAAGAATGACAGTCACTTAATGCAAGCCAGGGCTATATACGACTACATTATAGACAATATGAAGTACATGAAATATGGTGATTATGGCAAAGGCGATTCTATCTATGCTTGTGATACAAAAACCGGAAACTGTACCGAGTTTCACTCCTTATTTATTTCCATGGCACGTTCTGTTGGCATTCCAGCCAGATTTTCTATAGGTGCAGCTATACCCTCAGACCGAGACGAAGGAGGCATTGATGGTTATCATTGCTGGGCTGAATTTTATGCAGAAGGAAAATGGTGGCCTGTGGATATAAGCGAGGGCAATAAATATACTGCACTTTCCACTTATTATTTTGGTCGCAATCCGGCCAATAGGGTAGAATTAAGTAGAGGTAGAGATTTAGCCTTAAACCCTGGACCAGAGGCTGGACCTGTAAACTTCATGGCTTACCCTGTCTTAGAAATTGATGGTAAATCCGCAGTAGCGAAAACAACATTTTCTTTTACCAGGTAA
- a CDS encoding DUF2490 domain-containing protein — MRKLLLIFLLSLPAQLMAQGTVRMFGFFPEFQIGIKATEKLKIIGKIESQHGMAEKFEGKDLDVGYFHNLTDFQGFLGTKVNPFIDIAAGYQYRVNSRGDNSHRTIQQISILQLPGNYKIGHRIRADQTYAPFEKNDYRLRYRISFELPIEGKSLDPGEFYLVFSDEVLYSYQAGESGVENRVVASLGHLSKEKQKFQAGIDYRTDRFFDPDLRHRTWFKFGWYLNF; from the coding sequence ATGCGTAAACTATTACTTATTTTTCTTTTATCATTGCCAGCACAGTTAATGGCTCAAGGAACTGTCAGGATGTTTGGGTTTTTTCCTGAATTTCAGATAGGCATTAAAGCAACAGAAAAACTGAAAATAATTGGTAAAATAGAGAGTCAACACGGTATGGCCGAAAAGTTCGAAGGCAAGGATTTGGATGTGGGTTACTTCCATAATCTTACGGATTTTCAGGGGTTTTTGGGCACCAAAGTCAATCCATTTATTGATATAGCCGCAGGGTATCAATATAGGGTGAATAGCAGGGGAGACAATAGCCATAGAACCATACAGCAAATATCCATTCTCCAGTTGCCCGGCAATTATAAGATTGGGCATCGAATTCGAGCAGATCAAACTTACGCTCCTTTTGAAAAAAATGATTATAGACTTAGATATCGTATTTCTTTTGAACTACCAATTGAAGGAAAAAGTTTGGATCCTGGAGAGTTCTATCTCGTATTTAGTGATGAAGTCCTTTATAGCTACCAAGCAGGTGAAAGCGGTGTCGAAAACCGGGTGGTGGCATCTTTGGGTCACCTTTCCAAGGAGAAACAAAAATTTCAGGCAGGAATAGATTATAGGACTGATCGCTTTTTTGACCCGGACCTCCGCCATAGAACTTGGTTTAAATTCGGATGGTACTTGAATTTTTAG
- a CDS encoding M81 family metallopeptidase, producing MLRKKSIYFQLLLVNFALIFNSCGGDSSESNAENSKLPRVAIAGLAIESSTFSPAVSEKEAFHARRGEEIFNYYPFMNEDSINRSRAEWFPTLRGHAIPGGIVSREAYESLVGETLERLKENLPYDGLFFDIHGAMSVVGLDDPEGDFIERIREVIGKETLISTSMDLHGNVSWRLAGNTDLITCYRMAPHEDALESKKRAVDNLLDRLESGKGKPAYKAWVPVPILLPGEKTSTRVEPGKSLYAEVNPATQQEGVIDAAIWVGYAWADEPRNHAVVMVTGDSKEKVSQTAERLATSFWDKRNEFDFIAPTASLKESLDMAIDSEAKPFMISDMGDNPTAGGAGDVTWTLKEILDRPEFKADSGPSLIYASIPSPELVEAALKVGVGAKVSAKAGAAVDDRFSPPILLSGTVEAIEKGDRNAEVEVVVKVGSVHVIVTKKRKPYHRESDFTNLGLNPRDTDIVVVKIGYLVPELYDMRADWIMALTPGGVDQDLERLEFKRINRPMFPFDKEMSTPDLSARLVPSSQEF from the coding sequence ATGCTTAGAAAAAAATCAATCTATTTTCAGCTATTGTTAGTTAATTTTGCGCTAATATTTAACAGCTGTGGGGGGGATTCCTCGGAAAGTAATGCGGAAAATTCAAAATTACCACGTGTGGCCATTGCAGGTTTGGCCATAGAGTCTAGCACTTTCTCACCTGCAGTGTCGGAAAAGGAAGCCTTTCATGCGAGAAGAGGGGAAGAAATATTCAATTATTATCCATTTATGAATGAGGATTCTATCAATAGATCCAGAGCTGAATGGTTCCCTACACTTAGAGGACATGCCATACCTGGAGGAATAGTTTCTCGAGAAGCATACGAATCTCTGGTTGGAGAAACACTTGAAAGGTTGAAAGAAAATTTACCTTATGATGGGTTGTTTTTTGATATTCATGGTGCCATGAGTGTGGTTGGTTTGGATGATCCTGAAGGAGATTTTATTGAAAGGATTAGGGAAGTGATAGGTAAGGAAACCCTAATATCTACTTCAATGGATTTGCATGGGAATGTTTCCTGGAGGCTAGCAGGTAATACTGATTTAATTACTTGCTACCGAATGGCTCCGCACGAAGATGCGCTGGAATCCAAAAAACGAGCAGTAGACAATCTTTTGGACAGATTAGAATCAGGAAAAGGTAAGCCAGCCTACAAGGCATGGGTGCCTGTTCCTATATTGCTTCCAGGAGAGAAAACGAGTACCCGAGTTGAGCCAGGTAAAAGTCTTTATGCAGAGGTGAATCCTGCAACTCAACAGGAGGGTGTAATTGATGCTGCGATATGGGTAGGATATGCCTGGGCGGATGAACCTAGAAATCATGCCGTAGTGATGGTAACAGGAGATTCAAAAGAGAAAGTTAGCCAAACTGCAGAGAGGTTGGCGACTAGCTTCTGGGATAAAAGAAACGAATTTGATTTTATTGCCCCGACTGCAAGTTTAAAAGAGAGCTTGGATATGGCAATAGATAGTGAAGCGAAGCCTTTTATGATAAGTGATATGGGGGATAATCCAACTGCCGGGGGAGCGGGTGATGTCACCTGGACATTAAAGGAAATACTTGACAGACCGGAATTTAAAGCTGATTCAGGCCCTTCTTTAATTTATGCGTCTATTCCCAGTCCTGAATTGGTGGAGGCTGCGTTGAAAGTAGGTGTAGGTGCTAAGGTTTCTGCAAAAGCAGGAGCAGCAGTTGATGATCGTTTTTCACCCCCGATTTTACTTTCAGGTACTGTTGAAGCTATTGAAAAAGGGGATAGAAATGCCGAGGTGGAAGTTGTAGTGAAGGTAGGAAGCGTACATGTAATTGTCACCAAAAAGAGAAAACCTTATCATAGGGAAAGTGATTTTACTAATCTTGGTCTTAACCCGAGAGATACGGATATTGTAGTAGTTAAAATCGGTTATCTTGTTCCAGAATTATACGACATGAGGGCTGATTGGATTATGGCACTTACGCCAGGAGGTGTTGATCAGGACTTAGAAAGGTTGGAGTTTAAACGTATCAACAGACCCATGTTTCCGTTTGATAAAGAGATGTCAACACCAGATTTGAGTGCCCGCTTGGTTCCTTCCTCTCAAGAATTTTGA